From Tiliqua scincoides isolate rTilSci1 chromosome 2, rTilSci1.hap2, whole genome shotgun sequence, the proteins below share one genomic window:
- the LOC136638751 gene encoding olfactory receptor 13H1-like has product MGENSTLVTEFILLGLSAYPRAQAVMFGVLLVVYLGTLLGNGLMIVLIITNPLLHSPMYFFLSNLSILDMLYTTSSVPQIMVNCFSHRPTISFVGCVIQMYVSLFLGVAECFLLAVMAYDRFAAICSPLHYTLIMSKRQCVQLAATSWAFALLMTLIAVVLQPKHFCGHNIINHFTCELRVFLKVACSDTSLNDILMVANSFFVLIIPFCFILVTYGRIVLAVMRIRSGKGWSKALSTCGSHVIVVTVFYGSAMSMYLRPEGKVSLDRDKIIALFYGVVAPMLNPLIYSLRNKDVKEAFWRLLGRKVPQ; this is encoded by the coding sequence ATGGGCGAAAACAGCACACTGGTGACGGAGTTCATCTTGCTTGGACTATCTGCTTATCCCAGGGCCCAGGCAGTGATGTTTGGGGTGCTATTAGTAGTCTATCTTGGAACGCTCCTAGGCAATGGACTCATGATTGTTTTGATCATCACCaaccctctcctgcattctcctaTGTATTTCTTTCTCAGCAACCTTTCTATCTTGGACATGCTCTATACCACCTCCAGTGTTCCGCAGATCATGGTTAACTGCTTCTCACACCGACCCACCATTTCCTTTGTAGGTTGTGTCATTCAGATGTACGTTAGTCTCTTCCTTGGAGTAGCAGAGTGTTTCTTGCTGGCTGTCATGGCATATGACCGCTTTGCTGCCATATGCAGCCCCTTGCATTACACTCTCATCATGAGCAAGAGACAATGTGTCCAACTGGCAGCCACATCTTGGGCTTTTGCCTTGCTAATGACCCTTATTGCGGTCGTGCTTCAGCCAAAGCATTTTTGTGGCCATAATATCATCAACCATTTCACGTGTGAGCTGCGTGTTTTTCTGAAAGTGGCCTGCTCTGACACAAGCCTCAATGACATCTTAATGGTAGCCAACAGCTTTTTTGTCCTTATTATCCCCTTCTGCTTCATCTTGGTGACTTATGGGCGTATTGTTCTAGCCGTAATGCGCATCCGCTCAGGCAAAGGGTGGAGCAAGGCCTTGTCCACTTGTGGTTCCCATGTGATTGTAGTCACTGTCTTCTACGGTTCAGCCATGTCCATGTACTTGCGTCCAGAGGGCAAAGTTTCCTTGGACCGTGACAAAATCATTGCCCTGTTCTATGGTGTAGTGGCCCCTATGCTCAATCCCCTGATTTACAGCCTGAGAAACAAGGATGTGAAGGAAGCCTTTTGGAGACTGCTTGGAAGGAAAGTACCTCAATGA
- the LOC136641946 gene encoding olfactory receptor 13H1-like: protein MTEENETIVSEFILVGLSNHPRAQIMLFWLLLLVYFITLFGNGLMVVIIIVDSHLHTPMYFFLSNLSIIDIFYTTNSVPKILANCLTYRGSISVMKCLTQMYTGLFLGITECFLLAVMAYDRFAAVCHPLHYTLIMSNRLCICLVTTSWTLAFLLTVVPIFFMPMKFCGPNIINHFLCEAQAVYRLGCSNVRINEIFTIARGIPVLVMPFTFIMVTYIRIGMAVLKIRSGQGRSKAFSTCGSHLIVVSIFYGSAMSMYLRPQRKSSSDRDKLISLFYGVVTPMLNPLIYSLRNKDVKGAIFRVIGKKMSE, encoded by the coding sequence ATGACAGAAGAAAATGAGACAATTGTATCAGAATTCATTTTGGTGGGACTCTCAAATCACCCCAGAGCTCAGATTATGCTCTTCTGGCTGCTTCTACTTGTCTACTTCATCACTCTCTTTGGAAATGGCCTCATGGTTGTGATCATTATTGTTGACTCCCACCTCCACACCCCGATGTACTTCTTCCTTAGCAATCTCTCCATAATAGACATTTTCTACACCACAAACAGTGTACCAAAAATTCTAGCCAACTGCTTAACTTACAGGGGTTCCATTTCTGTTATGAAATGTTTGACCCAGATGTACACTGGTCTCTTTCTTGGAATAACGGAGTGCTTTCTTTTGGctgtcatggcttatgaccgcttTGCCGCTGTCTGCCACCCTCTTCATTATACCTTAATCATGAGCAATAGGCTCTGCATCTGTTTAGTGACTACATCTTGGACTCTTGCTTTTCTGCTAACAGTGGTTCCAATATTTTTCATGCCAATGAAATTTTGCGGTCCAAACATTATCAATCACTTTCTCTGTGAAGCCCAGGCTGTCTACAGATTGGGGTGTTCCAATGTACGCATCAATGAGATCTTCACAATTGCTCGTGGAATTCCTGTTCTAGTAATGCCCTTCACTTTCATCATGGTGACTTACATTCGTATTGGCATGGCGGTACTGAAGATTCGCTCAGGACAGGGTCGAAGCAAAGCATTCTCCACCTGTGGCTCTCATCTCATTGTAGTCAGCATTTTCTATGGCTCAGCCATGTCCATGTACCTGCGACCTCAGAGAAAATCATCTTCAGACCGAGATAAGTTGATTTCTCTGTTCTATGGGGTGGTGACCCCTATGCTCAATCCCCTGATTTACAGCCTACGGAACAAGGATGTAAAGGGTGCAATATTTAGAGTGATTGGGAAGAAAATGTCTGAATGA
- the LOC136641605 gene encoding olfactory receptor 13H1-like, with translation MTRENETIVSEFILVGLSDHPRAQAALFWLLLLVYSLTLLGNGLMVVVIIVDSHLHTPMYFFLSNLSVIDIFYTSSSVPKVLNNCLTYRATISVLSCLTQMYTGLFLGITECFLLAVMAYDRFAAVCHPLHYTLIMSHRLCISLVASSWIGAFLLTVIPIFFMPIQFCGPNIINHFSCEASAVYKLGCSNVRINEIFTIARGIPVLVMPFTFIMVTYIRIGMAVLKIRSGQGRSKAFSTCGSHLIVVSIFYGSAMSMYLRPQSKSSSDRDKLISLFYGVVTPMLNPLIYSLRNKDVKGAIFRVIGKKMSE, from the coding sequence ATGACAAGGGAAAATGAGACAATCGTATCAGAATTCATTTTAGTGGGGCTCTCAGATCACCCCAGAGCTCAGGCTGCGCTCTTCTGGCTGCTTCTGCTCGTCTACTCCCTCACTCTTTTGGGCAACGGTCTCATGGTGGTGGTCATTATTGTTGACTCCCACCTCCACACcccaatgtatttcttcctcagcaACCTCTCTGTAATAGACATTTTCTACACTTCAAGTAGTGTACCCAAAGTGCTAAACAACTGCTTAACTTACAGGGCTACTATATCTGTCCTAAGTTGTTTGACCCAGATGTACACTGGTCTCTTTCTTGGAATAACGGAGTGCTTTCTTTTGGctgtcatggcttatgaccgcttTGCCGCCGTCTGCCACCCTCTTCATTATACCTTAATCATGAGCCACAGGCTCTGCATCAGTTTGGTGGCCTCATCTTGGATTGGTGCTTTTCTGCTAACAGTGATCCCTATATTCTTCATGCCAATCCAATTCTGTGGTCCTAATATCATCAATCACTTTTCATGTGAAGCCTCGGCTGTCTACAAATTGGGGTGTTCCAATGTACGCATCAATGAGATCTTCACAATTGCTCGTGGAATTCCTGTTCTAGTAATGCCCTTCACTTTCATCATGGTGACTTACATTCGTATTGGCATGGCGGTACTGAAGATTCGCTCAGGACAGGGTCGAAGCAAAGCATTCTCCACCTGTGGCTCTCATCTCATTGTAGTCAGCATTTTCTATGGCTCAGCCATGTCCATGTACCTTCGACCTCAGAGCAAATCATCTTCAGACCGAGATAAGTTGATTTCTCTGTTCTATGGGGTGGTGACCCCTATGCTCAATCCCCTAATTTACAGCCTACGGAACAAGGATGTAAAGGGTGCAATATTTAGAGTGATTGGGAAGAAAATGTCTGAATGA
- the LOC136641659 gene encoding olfactory receptor 13H1-like, which yields MTRENETIVSEFILVGLSDHPRAQAALFWLLLLVYSLTLLGNGLMVVVIIVDSHLHTPMYFFLSNLSVIDIFYTSSSVPKVLNNCLTYRATISVLSCLTQMYTGLFLGITECFLLAVMAYDRFAAVCHPLHYTLIMSHRLCISLVASSWIGAFLLIVIRIVFMPIHFCGPNIINHFSCETQAVYKLGCSNVRINAIYTIASGIPVLVMPFTFIMVTYIRIGMAVLKIRSGQGRSKAFSTCGSHLIVVSIFYGSAMSMYLRPQSKSSSDRDKLISLFYGVVTPMLNPLIYSLRNKDVKGAIYRVIGKKPSE from the coding sequence ATGACAAGGGAAAATGAGACAATCGTATCAGAATTCATTTTAGTGGGGCTCTCAGATCACCCCAGAGCTCAGGCTGCGCTCTTCTGGCTGCTTCTGCTCGTCTACTCCCTCACTCTTTTGGGTAACGGTCTCATGGTGGTGGTCATTATTGTTGACTCCCACCTCCACACcccaatgtatttcttcctcagcaACCTCTCTGTAATAGACATTTTCTACACTTCAAGTAGTGTACCCAAAGTGCTAAACAACTGCTTAACTTACAGGGCTACTATATCTGTCCTAAGTTGTTTGACCCAGATGTACACTGGTCTCTTTCTTGGAATAACGGAGTGCTTTCTTTTGGctgtcatggcttatgaccgcttTGCCGCCGTCTGCCACCCTCTTCATTATACCTTAATCATGAGCCACAGGCTCTGCATCAGTTTGGTGGCCTCATCTTGGATTGGTGCTTTTCTGCTAATAGTGATCCGTATAGTCTTCATGCCAATCCATTTCTGTGGTCCTAATATCATCAATCATTTTTCATGTGAAACCCAGGCTGTCTACAAATTGGGGTGTTCCAATGTACGCATCAATGCGATCTACACAATTGCTAGTGGAATTCCTGTTCTAGTAATGCCCTTCACTTTCATCATGGTGACATACATTCGTATTGGCATGGCGGTACTGAAGATCCGCTCAGGACAGGGTCGAAGCAAAGCATTCTCCACCTGTGGCTCTCATCTCATTGTAGTCAGCATTTTCTATGGCTCCGCCATGTCCATGTACCTGCGACCTCAGAGCAAATCATCTTCCGATCGAGATAAATTGATTTCTCTGTTCTATGGGGTGGTGACTCCTATGCTCAATCCCCTAATTTACAGCCTGAGAAACAAGGATGTAAAGGGTGCTATATACAGAGTGATTGGGAAGAAACCCTCAGAATGA
- the LOC136638752 gene encoding olfactory receptor 10K2-like, protein MELNGGNHSNVMGEFIMLGFSNLAEYEVPLFWVFLAMHLVTLSGHLTIVVVTLIDPSLHNPMYFFLRNLSSIEICYTLVIVPKMLANFLAKSRKLSLTECAVQMYFFIALGTSECFLLAVMAYDRYVAICNPLCYALIMCRALCLQLVVAVCTTGFILSLCLTALIFRLPFCGSHEINHFFCDIPPVLFLACSDTHTDEVLVFVACLLALLVPFLLILISYVFIAESILRIKCSQGRKKAFSTCAAHLVVAVLHYGCAIFIYIRPKASYSLEQDKMVSLIYTNVTPMLYPMIYSLRNKEVKVALRKVIGRKGACQKIWTL, encoded by the coding sequence ATGGAACTGAATGGCGGAAATCACAGCAATGTTATGGGAGAGTTCATCATGCTTGGTTTTTCTAATCTTGCAGAGTATGAGGTTCCTTTGTTTTGGGTATTTCTGGCAATGCATCTGGTCACTCTCTCAGGACACTTGACTATTGTGGTGGTGACGTTGATCGATCCCTCCCTCCACAACCCTATGTATTTCTTCCTGCGCAACCTCTCCTCCATTGAGATCTGCTACACACTGGTTATTGTACCCAAGATGCTGGCTAACTTCTTAGCCAAAAGTCGGAAGTTATCATTGACTGAATGTGCAGTACAGATGTATTTCTTCATAGCGTTAGGTACCTCGGAGTGTTTCTTGCTGGCTGTGATGGCCTATGACAGATATGTGGCCATATGCAACCCACTGTGCTATGCCCTTATCATGTGCCGGGCACTGTGTCTTCAGCTGGTGGTGGCAGTCTGTACCACTGGATTCATCCTTTCACTTTGCCTCACTGCACTCATTTTTAGGCTGCCATTCTGTGGTTCTCATGAAatcaaccatttcttttgtgaCATCCCACCTGTGCTGTTCTTGgcatgtagtgacacccacacTGATGAAGTGTTGGTCTTTGTGGCATGTTTGTTGGCTCTTCTGGTCCCCTTTCTGTTGATCCTGATTTCCTATGTGTTCATTGCTGAGTCCATCCTGAGGATCAAATGCTCCCAAGGCAGGAaaaaggccttctccacttgcgCTGCTCACCTGGTTGTGGCTGTTCTCCACTATGGCTGTGCTATTTTCATCTACATCCGACCAAAGGCCAGTTACTCCCTTGAACAAGACAAGATGGTTTCTCTGATCTACACCAATGTCACTCCAATGCTGTACCCTATGATCTACAGCCTCAGGAACAAGGAGGTCAAAGTTGCATTGAGGAAAGTAATAGGAAGAAAAGGTGCATGCCAGAAAATATGGACCCTCTGA